DNA from Nitriliruptor alkaliphilus DSM 45188:
GCCGGAGATGACGCTGGTCGGTGACCGTGACGTGCTCGACCGGTCGCACCTGCGGCGCGACGAGGCGTACTTCGCGCGCTACCACCGCGAACGCAACGCCGTCAGCCTCGACGGGCTACCGGGCCTGCCGTCCGATCAGCCCGTGCCGTTGGACGGCTGAGCGACCTCCACCCGGAAGTCGAGGTCGGCCGGCACGGTCGCCACGTCCATCTGCGCCTTCTGGAGCTTGCCGGAGTGGTCCCAGTTGACCGACTGCCAGCGGGTCACCTGGTCGAGCACCCACACGCCGGACTGCCGGGCGCCGTTGCCGGACTTGCCGTTCCCGCCGAAGGGCAGGTGTGCCTCGGCGCCCGACGTGGAGTTGTTGATCGACAGCATCCCGGCGGTCACCCCCTCGGCGAACCGGAACGCCGCGCTCGCGTCGCGGGTGTAGATCGCGCTCGACAGGCCGTAGCCGTGCGCGTTGGCCAGGTGGAGGCACTCGTCGAACGACGCCGCCGTCACCACCGGCACGATCGGCCCGAACGTCTCCTCGCGGTACAGCGTGTCATCGATGGTGACCCCGTCGACGATGACCGGGTGCTCGAAGATCCCGGCATCGGGATCGCCGACGAAACCGTCCCGCGGGTTGGCCGACGTGATCCGACCGGTGCCCGTCGACCCGGACACGCGGTGGTGCGGCTCGATGTGCTCGAGCCACCGCTCGAACGCGTCACCGAACCGCTGGCTGAGCATGGGGCCGTACAGGACCTCGCCCGTCGGGTCGCCGATCGCCGCCGACTCGACGGCGGCGGTGAACCGGGCGAGGAACTCGTCGTGGACCTGTTCGTGCACGATCGCCACGCCGAGGGAGGTGCAACGCTGGCCCGCGGTCCCGAACCCGCTGAACAGGGCGCCCTCGACGGCGAGATCGAGGTCGGCGTCGGGCAGGACCACCAGCGGGTTCTTCCCGCCGAGCTCGAGGGTCGGGGCGACCAGGTGCTGGCCGCACATCGCCGCGATGGACCGGCCCACCGGTGACGACCCGGTGAAGCCCACCTTCTGCACGTGTCCGGCGGCGAGCGCCTGCTCGAGGCCGGCGGAGGTGGTGGGTCCGTCGGCGTGGACCACCTGCAGCGCCTCGGTCGGGATGCCGGCGGCCGCGACGCACCGGGCGAACGCGTCGGCGATGGCGGGCGCGTAGTCGGCCGGCTTCCACACGACCGCGTTGCCGGCCAGCAGCGCCGGCACGAGGTACCAGGACGGCACGGCGATCGGGAAGTTGCCCGCGGTGATGACCGCCATGACCCCGACCGGCCGGCGGAAGGTGAACAGCTGCTTGTCGGGCATCTCGGAGGGGACCGTCATGCCGTACAGCCGTCGGCCCTCCGACGCGAAGAAGACGCAGGTGTCGATGACCTCCTGGACCTCGCCCAGGGCCTCGGGGTAGGGCTTGCCGATCTCGCGAGTCACCAGGGCGGCCAGCGCCTCCTTGTTGGCGCTGATGATGCGGCCGAGGTCGCCGATCGCGGCGCCGCGGACCGGAGCAGGCATGCGCCGCCAGGCGCGCTGCCCGTCGACCGCACGCTCGCAGGCGCGCGCGAAGGTCGCCGCGTCCGCCAGCTGCACCCGGCTGACGACCTCGTCGAGGCGCGCGGGGTTCGGGTTCTCGATGGTGGTGGCCCCGGCCACCTGCTCGCCGTCGATGCGGCTGGCCAGGTCGAGGGTCGCGGTGCTCGGTGCGGTGGTGTCGGACACGGTGGTG
Protein-coding regions in this window:
- a CDS encoding aldehyde dehydrogenase family protein → MSDTTAPSTATLDLASRIDGEQVAGATTIENPNPARLDEVVSRVQLADAATFARACERAVDGQRAWRRMPAPVRGAAIGDLGRIISANKEALAALVTREIGKPYPEALGEVQEVIDTCVFFASEGRRLYGMTVPSEMPDKQLFTFRRPVGVMAVITAGNFPIAVPSWYLVPALLAGNAVVWKPADYAPAIADAFARCVAAAGIPTEALQVVHADGPTTSAGLEQALAAGHVQKVGFTGSSPVGRSIAAMCGQHLVAPTLELGGKNPLVVLPDADLDLAVEGALFSGFGTAGQRCTSLGVAIVHEQVHDEFLARFTAAVESAAIGDPTGEVLYGPMLSQRFGDAFERWLEHIEPHHRVSGSTGTGRITSANPRDGFVGDPDAGIFEHPVIVDGVTIDDTLYREETFGPIVPVVTAASFDECLHLANAHGYGLSSAIYTRDASAAFRFAEGVTAGMLSINNSTSGAEAHLPFGGNGKSGNGARQSGVWVLDQVTRWQSVNWDHSGKLQKAQMDVATVPADLDFRVEVAQPSNGTG